In Archangium violaceum, the following are encoded in one genomic region:
- a CDS encoding peroxiredoxin, giving the protein MLIPMLVAGLLVGATPQVGEVAPEFTVEDTTGKTYTLSQMVKNGPVILAFFPKAFTSGCTRELTAYRERYADIEKLSGQVLAVSMDDKETLTKFKESLKAPFAFIPDPEGKLASLYDVKTSDEARMPGMKFANRFTFVIGEDGKVLKVESGKDAIDPTEAIASCPLRKKADTAKGSDAKQAQPQKK; this is encoded by the coding sequence ATGCTCATTCCCATGCTCGTGGCGGGCCTCCTCGTGGGAGCCACGCCCCAGGTCGGAGAAGTCGCTCCTGAGTTCACGGTGGAGGACACCACCGGCAAGACGTACACGCTGTCCCAGATGGTGAAGAACGGGCCGGTCATCCTGGCCTTCTTCCCCAAGGCCTTCACCAGCGGGTGCACGCGGGAGCTCACGGCGTACCGCGAGCGGTACGCGGACATCGAGAAGCTCAGCGGCCAGGTGCTCGCCGTCAGCATGGACGACAAGGAGACGCTGACGAAGTTCAAGGAGTCGCTGAAGGCGCCGTTCGCGTTCATCCCGGATCCGGAAGGGAAGCTGGCGAGCCTCTACGACGTGAAGACGTCCGACGAGGCGCGGATGCCGGGAATGAAGTTCGCCAACCGCTTCACGTTCGTGATTGGCGAGGACGGCAAGGTCCTGAAGGTGGAGTCCGGTAAGGACGCCATCGACCCGACCGAGGCGATCGCGTCCTGCCCGCTGCGCAAGAAGGCGGACACGGCGAAGGGCTCGGACGCGAAGCAGGCCCAGCCCCAGAAGAAGTAG
- a CDS encoding amidohydrolase family protein translates to MGTLLKGGIVVELEPACVERVDLRIEGERIVARGPDLPAAPDDEVIALSGKLVFPGLVSAHQRLHASLGRGMPRPKLDGYQDLLEQVRWRYEDALDLDAVQVAATAGGLEALQCGTTTLFDLHSSPQAIQGSLLRLGRGLHEVGVRGVLSYAVTDRRGAVGREEGLEETVSFTRKARGRLRGQVGAAPLFTVSNEALEGLGEAVRSTNTGLHVPLAEDPLDEKLSVERYGSSPVTRLVEGGMLSPQALLAYVGHLSWPELAQLLPSGAWLAHTPRSNMESEVGYAPALKFGHRATLGADGVSADMFAEAQAAWLRSRDAGQPIDVLRYLANGQRLASQVFGSQMGLMREGSVADLLLMDYQPATPLTAENLAWHVVFGLGSRHVESVMVDGVWRVWARRPLSVNPSVVAEQAREAAAAVWARMGQK, encoded by the coding sequence GTGGGCACGCTCCTGAAAGGTGGAATCGTCGTCGAGCTCGAACCCGCGTGTGTCGAGCGGGTCGATCTGCGTATCGAGGGCGAGCGCATCGTGGCCCGGGGCCCGGATCTGCCGGCGGCGCCGGACGACGAGGTCATCGCGCTCTCGGGCAAGCTGGTCTTCCCCGGGCTGGTGAGCGCGCACCAGCGGCTCCACGCGAGCCTGGGGCGCGGCATGCCCCGGCCGAAGTTGGACGGCTACCAGGACCTGCTGGAGCAGGTGCGCTGGCGCTATGAGGATGCGCTCGACCTGGACGCGGTGCAGGTGGCCGCGACCGCGGGTGGCCTCGAAGCGCTCCAGTGCGGCACCACCACGCTCTTCGACCTGCACTCCTCGCCCCAGGCGATTCAAGGCTCGCTGCTGCGGCTGGGGCGGGGGCTGCACGAGGTGGGCGTGCGCGGGGTGCTCTCCTACGCGGTGACGGACCGCAGGGGCGCGGTGGGGCGCGAGGAGGGGCTGGAGGAGACGGTGTCCTTCACGCGCAAGGCGCGCGGGCGGCTGCGGGGGCAGGTGGGCGCGGCGCCGCTCTTCACCGTCAGCAATGAGGCCCTGGAGGGGCTGGGCGAGGCGGTGCGGAGCACCAACACCGGGCTGCACGTGCCGCTGGCGGAGGATCCGCTGGACGAGAAGCTGTCGGTGGAGCGCTATGGCTCCTCGCCGGTGACGCGGCTGGTGGAGGGCGGGATGCTGTCGCCACAGGCGCTGCTGGCGTACGTGGGGCACCTGTCCTGGCCGGAGCTGGCGCAGCTGTTGCCCTCGGGCGCGTGGCTGGCGCACACGCCGCGCTCCAACATGGAGAGCGAGGTGGGGTACGCACCGGCGCTCAAGTTCGGCCACCGGGCCACGCTGGGCGCGGACGGGGTGAGCGCGGACATGTTCGCCGAGGCCCAGGCGGCCTGGTTGCGCTCGCGCGACGCGGGACAGCCCATCGACGTGCTGCGCTACCTGGCCAACGGGCAGCGCCTGGCCTCGCAGGTGTTCGGCTCGCAGATGGGGCTGATGCGCGAGGGCTCGGTGGCGGACCTGCTCCTCATGGACTACCAGCCCGCCACGCCGCTGACGGCGGAGAACCTGGCGTGGCACGTGGTGTTCGGCCTGGGCTCGCGCCACGTGGAGTCGGTGATGGTGGACGGCGTGTGGCGCGTCTGGGCGCGCCGGCCCCTGTCGGTGAACCCGTCGGTGGTGGCGGAGCAGGCGCGCGAGGCCGCCGCGGCCGTCTGGGCGCGCATGGGCCAGAAGTGA
- a CDS encoding SMI1/KNR4 family protein produces the protein MTQDIRWKPYVWDAPRPTTPREIALLEQEWSAELPAEYKKLVSTNQGMTPTPCVFSAGKVRDVMSVLLTITSDPDKRAYAVRDSYGILQPHIPSRIYPFAMTPGSEHLCFDYRDSPDEPSIVLVTVEMDIYPVADNFNDFLAGLHDA, from the coding sequence ATGACACAAGACATCCGATGGAAGCCCTATGTCTGGGATGCACCTCGCCCAACCACTCCGCGAGAGATCGCCCTCCTGGAGCAGGAATGGAGCGCGGAGCTTCCCGCGGAGTACAAGAAGCTCGTCTCGACGAATCAAGGGATGACTCCCACCCCGTGCGTCTTCTCCGCTGGCAAGGTCAGGGATGTGATGAGCGTTCTCTTGACCATCACCTCGGATCCAGACAAGAGGGCATACGCCGTCAGGGACTCGTACGGTATTTTGCAACCACACATCCCTTCCCGTATCTATCCCTTCGCGATGACACCGGGCAGCGAGCACCTGTGCTTCGATTACAGGGACTCACCGGACGAGCCCAGCATCGTCCTGGTGACGGTGGAAATGGACATCTACCCCGTCGCTGACAACTTCAACGACTTCCTGGCCGGTTTGCACGACGCCTAG
- the sitA5 gene encoding SitA5 family polymorphic toxin — protein MRLLLVMAGLLLAACATGGGRAAAVPTSARDPLSRIQLHLETEEGPSRTFIPARRAPVELTQAQFDATMARLVVRLDLPSPPPQRLALLSWGPAGQEDARAALTHGYYRWCERRSTPGDCLSLLGKGLYLGPEARRTLALTLSLGSVWEGAVGVWMDMVDPVALQSLVTSAMAGYLAMLVFPNPVTQAAALSFTCLMVAYLGLDTVWGLLEGWARLERETEQARTFTEVREAGERFGRVMGAQAGRLLVMLATLALGSTANQMMGPPGLPGAAQAGVTAELQLGVRLAAVGQVRQVAVGQASLTLTLAPGALAMASQGTNGGGNKAAPGQAAQASAPGRYRLKFIESWRKPTLTEDGKILPYKGTRSPPKPIQNLGRNRAGQTVTNGENTIHFDKDGFPRFETKFETILDDSHIGSGNRFAHYRAANQKLFQTIEQEPALARELGLTREMIAELPTSMVPPRGYSWHHHQDVGRMQLILLGEHKLAAPHTGGMAIWGGGQ, from the coding sequence ATGCGCCTGCTGCTGGTGATGGCGGGCCTGCTGCTGGCCGCGTGCGCGACGGGCGGAGGGCGGGCCGCCGCGGTCCCCACCTCCGCGCGAGACCCGCTCAGCCGCATCCAGCTCCACCTGGAAACGGAGGAAGGCCCTTCACGCACCTTCATCCCCGCGCGCAGGGCCCCGGTGGAGCTCACCCAGGCTCAGTTCGATGCCACCATGGCCCGGCTGGTGGTCCGGTTGGACCTGCCCTCCCCTCCCCCGCAGCGGCTGGCGCTCCTCTCCTGGGGACCGGCCGGACAGGAGGACGCGCGGGCGGCGCTGACGCACGGCTACTACCGCTGGTGCGAGCGCCGGAGCACTCCGGGCGACTGCCTGTCCCTGCTGGGCAAGGGCCTCTACCTGGGACCCGAGGCACGGCGTACCCTGGCTCTGACCCTCTCCCTGGGCTCGGTGTGGGAGGGAGCGGTGGGGGTGTGGATGGACATGGTGGACCCGGTCGCCCTGCAGTCCCTGGTGACGTCCGCGATGGCCGGCTACCTGGCGATGCTGGTGTTTCCCAATCCCGTCACACAGGCCGCTGCCCTCTCCTTCACCTGCCTCATGGTGGCGTACCTGGGGCTGGACACGGTGTGGGGCCTGCTGGAGGGCTGGGCACGGCTGGAGCGGGAGACGGAGCAGGCTCGTACCTTCACCGAGGTGCGTGAGGCCGGAGAGCGCTTCGGCCGGGTGATGGGGGCACAGGCGGGCCGCCTGCTGGTGATGCTGGCGACGCTGGCCCTGGGCTCCACGGCGAACCAGATGATGGGGCCACCGGGACTGCCGGGCGCCGCGCAGGCGGGCGTCACGGCCGAGCTGCAACTGGGAGTGCGGCTGGCGGCGGTCGGGCAGGTGCGGCAGGTGGCGGTGGGACAGGCCAGCCTCACCCTGACGCTGGCCCCAGGCGCCCTGGCCATGGCCTCCCAGGGCACGAATGGCGGCGGAAACAAGGCCGCCCCTGGCCAGGCGGCCCAGGCCAGCGCTCCAGGCAGGTACCGACTGAAATTCATCGAGTCGTGGCGGAAGCCCACGCTCACCGAGGACGGGAAGATCCTCCCCTACAAGGGCACGAGGAGCCCGCCCAAGCCCATCCAGAACCTGGGCCGCAACCGGGCCGGACAGACCGTCACGAATGGCGAGAACACCATCCACTTCGACAAGGATGGGTTCCCCCGGTTCGAGACAAAGTTCGAGACGATTCTAGATGACAGCCATATTGGGAGTGGAAACCGCTTCGCGCACTACAGGGCGGCAAACCAGAAGCTCTTCCAGACAATCGAGCAAGAGCCCGCTCTGGCCAGGGAACTCGGGCTCACTCGCGAAATGATCGCAGAACTACCGACGTCAATGGTTCCACCACGCGGCTACTCCTGGCATCACCACCAGGATGTGGGTCGGATGCAGCTCATCCTTCTTGGAGAGCATAAGCTCGCCGCTCCGCACACAGGAGGGATGGCCATCTGGGGAGGAGGTCAATGA